A region of Anguilla rostrata isolate EN2019 chromosome 10, ASM1855537v3, whole genome shotgun sequence DNA encodes the following proteins:
- the zbtb26 gene encoding zinc finger and BTB domain-containing protein 26, with the protein MAQNQVILQFHFSTFGESMLQKMNTLRRQSRFCDVTVRINDLEVLGHKVVFAAGSPFLRDQFFLQDSREVHISILQDAEVGHRLLLSCYTGTLEFPELELVNYLTVASFLQMGHIVEQCTQALDKFIKPHVGFEVQSTRPSSHESGQEPLSVETDNEEEGNGKDDDEVIIKRSPLPRQIRDQVHGEESSITIVKVESVCDKVSETGNSLQGQFSSPGQAVSMHSPEPQHSLINSTVDTRSGEMPVLPLQGYTFNPTAPLPGKSTLGGHLRSTDKGLQWYHQCPKCARVFRQLENYANHLKMHKLFMCLLCGKTFTQKGNLHRHMRVHAGIKPFQCKICGKTFTQKCSLLDHLNLHSGDKPHRCNYCDMVFAHKPVLRKHLKQIHGKNSFDNAKERSLLEGTNDFE; encoded by the coding sequence ATGGCTCAGAATCAGGTTATCTTGCAGTTTCACTTTTCCACTTTTGGGGAGTCCATGCTGCAGAAGATGAACACATTGCGCAGACAGAGTCggttctgtgatgtcacagtacgGATCAATGATTTGGAGGTGCTAGGTCATAAGGTGGTGTTTGCAGCTGGGTCACCATTTCTGAGGGACCAGTTTTTCCTTCAGGACTCTCGGGAGGTACATATCTCAATACTGCAGGATGCAGAGGTTGGGCACAGGCTTCTTCTCTCCTGCTACACAGGGACCCTGGAGTTCCCAGAGCTGGAGCTTGTGAATTATCTCACTGTAGCCAGTTTCCTACAGATGGGCCACATTGTGGAACAATGCACTCAAGCCTTGGATAAATTCATCAAGCCCCATGTGGGATTTGAAGTGCAGTCTACTAGACCCTCTTCACATGAAAGTGGGCAGGAACCTCTCAGTGTGGAGACAGACAATGAAGAGGAGGGCAATGGcaaagatgatgatgaagtgATAATTAAACGGTCTCCCCTTCCTAGACAGATTAGAGATCAGGTTCATGGGGAAGAGAGCTCCATCACCATAGTGAAGGTAGAATCTGTGTGTGACAAAGTGTCTGAAACGGGTAACAGCCTGCAAGGCCAGTTCTCCAGTCCAGGTCAGGCTGTCTCAATGCATTCCCCTGAGCCACAGCACTCACTCATCAACTCCACAGTGGACACCCGGTCAGGTGAAATGCCTGTATTGCCCTTGCAGGGGTACACATTTAACCCTACAGCCCCTCTCCCAGGGAAAAGCACCCTTGGGGGACATTTGAGGAGTACAGATAAGGGCCTGCAGTGGTATCACCAGTGCCCAAAGTGTGCCCGGGTCTTCCGCCAGTTGGAGAACTATGCCAACCACCTCAAGATGCACAAGCTCTTCATGTGCCTTCTATGTGGCAAGACTTTCACACAGAAGGGCAACTTGCACCGGCACATGCGTGTCCATGCTGGAATCAAGCCCTTCCAGTGCAAGATCTGTGGGAAAACTTTTACCCAGAAGTGCTCTCTGCTAGATCACCTCAATCTGCACAGTGGAGACAAGCCCCACCGCTGTAATTACTGTGACATGGTGTTTGCTCATAAACCTGTCCTCCGAAAACATCTCAAACAAATTCATGGCAAGAACAGCTTTGATAATGCCAAGGAGCGCAGCCTACTTGAGGGCACCAATGACTTTGAGTAA